A single Uloborus diversus isolate 005 chromosome 7, Udiv.v.3.1, whole genome shotgun sequence DNA region contains:
- the LOC129226153 gene encoding protein held out wings-like: protein MGETVSGSAHNTADYLAQLLKDKKQLAAFPNVFLHLERLLDDEINKVRNNLFQVNGVKKEPMVLPDADGPVVACSEKVYVPVKDHPDVSADRGTNTSC from the exons ATGGGAGAGACGGTGTCCGGCAGCGCCCACAACACGGCCGACTATCTGGCCCAGCTGCTCAAGGATAAGAAACAGCTGGCCGCCTTCCCCAACGTCTTCCTGCACCTAGAAAGACTCCTGGACGACG AGATCAACAAGGTGCGCAACAACCTCTTCCAGGTGAACGGCGTCAAGAAGGAGCCCATGGTCCTGCCCGACGCGGACGGACCCGTCGTCGCCTGCTCAGAGAAGGTGTACGTCCCGGTCAAGGACCACCCCGACGTAAGTGCCGACCGGGGAACTAACACTTCCTGTTAA